From the Populus nigra chromosome 13, ddPopNigr1.1, whole genome shotgun sequence genome, the window ACAACACCAAAATTAATTTCCACAAGAAAAATCATGGAGAGAAATGGAGGCCATTGAAGCTTGTTCTTTCCAATACTTATAGGCCAATATCTCCACTTTCTAGTAGAGATAAAAGATATATAATcaacttattaattattatagtcagaaaatttaggtttatttttttgctagaaAAATCTCAAGCTTTTGAAGCCTATAAGAGATACGTATAAAACACTTCTTGAGAATGAAGTTATCGaaccaataaaaattctttgaatAGATCATGGTGGAGAGTATAACTCATATGAACTTAAAACGTTTTATGAGTCTCATGGAAGCAACAGGCTTGATGTGATAAATCTTTGCAAATGAATAAAATCATAACAAGAAGTAAAGCTTTTGTGAAGAAATAAGTGTCGAAACAACAAGGACTATTTTTGCTATTTAGAgctgaaatttatcaaattaattactagaaataaaatcaaaattttatggaATTGACCATCTAGTTTAAACCAAAGTGTTCgacaaaagtaaattaaaagagaaaagaataaaacttaATGTTAtagagataataataaaaaaaaatctagagcTTTTGATTTCATCTAGTTAATCTCAcacaatttattatattttattataaaattccacaatttcatgttgatgattaaaaaatcctttaattattcaatattttctctcgaacaacattaaaaatatcaccATCTAATAATTCAACATATCTCTatgtaaatttaattatttgaagattcattaaattctttaaatttttcttaatctAGAATCACACTAATCACGGTAAAGCATCTTTATCTTTTActcaattaattttgtttagtcTTGAAAGCTTCTAATCATAAACGATCTCTTTGTCTTATTATGATTTATTAGATCAAATAATAAttgactaaaaaattataatcaataaaaacaaggataaaaactcaacatgaaacaattagaaataaaataacttagaaTTTAAATTGTGTAATTCAAACTAAACTACATCAAGtccctagaaaaataaaatttagttcaTAATGATTCTAAAataaaccatgtttttattgtaatacatcaaagaaaaattaagaagaaaaataaaaactcttttcCTTGCAATTGAGTTAAAAGTAaaactcttttgtttttaaatttttccgggttgacccgggtcaactcgTGTAATCCGGACCCGGTCTTTTAGCCGGGTCAACTCCCGGAccaggtttgataactatggtttAGAGTTGACAAAGATCAATAATAGATCATCTCAAAGTTTTTGGTTGCATTGCCCATATTCCAGATCAGGAGGAAATTAAAGCTTGATGACAATGGATCCCATTGTTGTAAATTGGAAGTATCGAAAAACAggtaaataaagaaataactaTATGATGACATCTAATATATATTTGCtagatttatatattattatagaaTGAACTATGAAGATGGTGTTTAAACCGTCCGTACTAGTATTGAGGAAATGATGTgctagatttatttattattatagaagGAACTATGAAGATGGTGTTATAGATTTACAACTGAGTTGTTTGTTGAATTATAAGGGTCAATCAATTTACATGTTTTACATTAATAAggtggtttaaatttttttaaacccgTGACAAGAGTCATCACACTAGAAACACTATACATGAAAAAGCGCGAAGCCCAATCcccaataaataaaatgcttaaggatgaaaaaaaaaattaaaaatacaattaaaagaatgatggtgaaaattagaataaaaaaaatttgagggcaacaaaattttttaaattggaggttgaattgaaaagaataataacattaacaaaatgataagaaaaaatcaaaaaaatgaagacgaaattgaaaaaaataatataccataaacttggattgaagaatgaaattgaaaataataaaacttttatataaggaatcaaaagaatgagaacaaaattgaaaacattaatACATGACAAATTGGAATCAAATGACTAAATCGAAAAGaacaaatttttaacaaaaggactaagaaaaaaaaaatcaaaagaaaaaaaaccaaaaccaaaaaaatataaaacaaaaaggatcaacttgtaatttttaaaaaaaaaaaccaccaaaaaCAAACCACCTAACTTCCTTTATATTCTAGTTAGCGCACCCGAATTTTATTTATGACTTGCTTAACTGTGCAAATTTTTATTTCCTCAAGTGTGTGATACTGGTTTGATGTTTGTTTATATTTGTGGGTTCAGTTACTTCACTGTTCTTGTCAATATGGAATTCGTTAATGAATATtgaaagtaattaaaattacagaaaaaaactaattaataaagaaaaataaataaatttttcggGAGGCGGGAAGGCACAATTGGCTCCCCGCCATTTCTACCCcagaacaaataattaaaacgaAAGCCACCAAGCTGAGGAAGtctaaaagaatcaaaatttttCACCAGTGTCTGTAGAAGAGAGCGAgcgagcgagagagagagagatggttaAGTTCCctgaagaaaatgaagatggACCCAGCAATCCATCTCGCAAGAGACAAAGGGTTTCTTCAACTTCCGGTGGTTTTTCTGCTGCTACTCCAAACCAAGAGACCCAACAGCACCAAGAGAATGAAAATCAAGAAGCAACCCAACAGCACCAAGAGAATGAAAATCGAGAGACAACCCATCAgcatcaatcaaatgaaaatgaagagaCCCAACAGCAtgaatcaaatgaagaaaatgaagggaCCCAACAACATCAAgcaaatgaaaatgaagaaacCCAAGAGcatcaagaaaatgaaaatcaagaatCTTCTGAAGAAGAGGACGAGTATCTTAGTGATGGTGGGGCGGAAGCTGAACAAGAGGATGACGTACTCGATAAATTAAGCAGTTTTCTTGGCGATGGTGCCATGTCAATGACCCTCATGGACCTAGATATTCTTGATTGCGCAATCTGCTTATATCCCTTGACTATCCCTGTCTTTCAGGTcaatttttgttcttctttacTTTCTTGATGCTGTTGTTGTttggtttgtttatgttttgtgtttttttttcggtGCTGGTGtttattgttttcattattgttttattttttatgagcttGATTGGATAGGATCAGTTAATGAAGTGCTTGATATTTTCAACAAGGTTATTTACAAACACATGCTTAGAGGCTATTCTGTAATCTTACTATAGCTGCCATTTCTTCATGGTGCGGTGACAGTTTTCTATATAGTGTTGGGGATTGTGGAAGGATGTAGCTCCAAGGTATGAATTCTTGGTTGATATTGTAGTTTAGAGAAAAAATGTCATGTTTTCTGGTTGCTGGTTATGTGGGAGATGGGCGGTGGATTCAGTAGAAACTCAAGCTTGCAAGTTCCATCGTGTATATCAATAAATGATATcggccatgatttttttttatagttctaTATCGAGCAAGACTCGAAACACTGGTAGAAGACTCGTTGCTTTAGTGCTATTGTAGGACTAAGAAGGTTGAACTAGGATTGTGGTACAATATTCTTCAAATAAAGCTGGAGATATGTTCTCTTGGAAGGAAACGTTTAACATGGTGATATTGTGCAAATTGAGGTTTGTTTGTAGTTTAGTTGAGACATGGCTAAGAAATGTAAAAATACAAGTAGAATGTGGTGGAAGAATGGATTCGATGTATATAAATATTGTGCGAATTGAGGTTTGTTTAGTAAGGTTTGCTTAGAGTCGTGTCTTTGTATTTGTTGTTTGGAGTCCAAAATCCCAACTTGTGGGATACTCTGCTGTCCCAAAAGCTTTTAATTCTTGACTTAGCTTACAATTAAATCTGTAATCTGAGTAGATGAAATCAATGAATGCTTTGCGTTATTGGCTATAGCAAGTTGTGTTATTTGTTATTCATCTAGTAAACCTTGTCAACAAGTAGCATCAGTTGATTCTCATTTAATTGGTAAACATTCCCTGTACTTGGTTTGCTTGTCCCTTTTCACATTACTGGTAACAGAGGGTTCCTTTTTGCTTATTGTCTTTTGACTCCTTTTCTTACCACGTGTTTCCTAAGTTAATGGCAAATTAGGTTCTTTCCGGTACTTTGGATTTCgtttttcaatcttttcatttGCCTGATTCATTATCACATCTAGCTAATCTCAcagtttccttctttttctctctttttttgggtGCTTATGGGGGAATTCAGTGTGAGAATGGGCACACAGCTTGCTCTTCCTGCTGCAGTAAACTTGCACATAAATGTCCTGCCTGCTCGTTTCCTATCGGCAATAATCGCTGTCGGGCTATCGAGAAGGTTCTTGAATCAGTAAGGATACCATGCGAAAATATGCGGTATGGGTGTGGAGAGACATTTATTTACAGCGGGAAGTACAATCATGATAAGAGTTGCATCTATGCACCATGCTCCTGCCCAATACAAGGTTGCAACTTCATCAGCTCTTCTAAGAAGTTAGACCCGCATTTGCGTTGCAGGCATGTAGGTGATGTGATACGCTTTTACTATGGTGGGGCATTCCCTCTTCCCTTAACTGTTGGTCAAAATTCTGTGGTTCTCCAAGAAACTGACGATGGTGCTATAtttattcttcatcatcatgAAGAAACCTTTGGGAATATTGTCACAATTAGTTGCTTAGGGCCGCCCACATCTGCAGGAGAACACTTCTACGAACTTTCAACAAATGAATACTTCTATgatctttcaaaaaaatctcAGGGAAAGAGTTTCAAATTTCAGTCTTATATGCAGAGTATTCAGAGCAGGGTTGATCACCCTCTCTCGGTGGGGCTCGTTCTACCTCCAGGTCAGTTTTTTGGTACATCTAAGATGATATACCTTGATCTCATCATATGGCGTAAGGGTGACTGCCCTTTAAACATCCAAAGCAGTACAAATGCCAATTAACGGTGTTACGTTTATTGACATTATCATCTGCTCCAAGCACTGGCTCAGTTTctcactttttaatattttgggttcattttaatgttaattaatgAGACTTTAACGCTTAGAGAACTTTAGTCTTTGTTGAGAGACAGATGAAAGTTGTATGGCGATGCCTATTTTGTGGTGCCTCTTGaaagcttttctttctttctttcctgtcTTCTTTCGCAGTTGATATTTGCAAATTGCTTTCTGCTATAAGCTTCGGCCGAATTTCTATGGCTGTAAGAGTTCGGTGGGCTGCATACAGTCATCTAATTACACTTGACCCAAAGTCAAGAAACTGATGCTGGATGCTGTATTCTTCCTTGCGTTCCAGGCCTTAATTCACTTGTAAACTGTGATTAACCTCTATGGATTTAGACATGCAAATTGGattttaaacatgattttttttgctttaaattattgattttttttacgattttgaattgttttgatttattgatatcaaaaataaatttaaaaaataaaaaatattattttaattcatttactaGTAAACAATTATAATcctaaaaattacataaaaatactTGACTTGCTGGCATGTTTTGCAGAAAAAATAGAGACAAAAGATATCGGGAACTAAAATGACCACCACGCATGtgatgaaattttttgaaaataacgcAGTTTCAAAAGATTATGTAAAATAACACAGTTTTAAAAaggtttagaaaaataatataacctGTAAAGAACTATTGAGAATTGTAGTTGTTGAAAAATTATTGGTGACATAGTCGTAAGAGTTTAGAATTAAGGGGTTTGATTCTCTTGTGATCTTAGGTTTAAGTCATATGGTTATTAATATGATAGTCATTGAAGGTTTACATCGTCATTAATTTCAGGACTCGTGAGATTAATCAAAGTGCGTGCAAACTGACCGAACAACCAcgttaatcaatttttttgttgttgaaaataacacaattcaaaagattatgaaaaataacatagttttaaaaagttttagaaaaataatataacttgTAAAGAACTATTGAGAATGATAGTTGTTGAAAACTTgttattcataataataataataatttaaataaaaaattatgatttaaaatcatGGTTTTAATGAAACGTTATTTCTAATAACGATGctttaacaattacaatttaaaattacagtTTCGTAACAAAATCACAATTCTATATTGCGTTTacaatgcatatatatatatatatatatatatatatatatatataaacaaaaagtcgtaggaaatatatatattaagttaatgtcactttaaaaaaactacgAAACAAAAAGTCgtaggaaatatatatattaaaaaaaactgattcatGAACTGACTATTTACATaatagatatgttattatagttatataaacaatattaaaacaGAAATTGATGTATGGACTGCTTTAAATATTCCTTAATAATTCAAAGAAGTATATATGTTATTCTTTGGGAAATGTGAACATCGTTGTAAAGATCGGATCAAATGGCCGACTCTGAAGACACCATCTCTATGCTTTGAAAAACTCAAGTACGATGCACTTGTAATTATCAAGTGCATCTGAGGCACTCTCCCCAACCACTCGCAATAATAAAAACAGACagatagaataaaaaagaacaagttTCTTAGTAATATAGCTGCCAGCCCAGAAAAGATACAGGCATTATTTGTTATGGTAATGGAAACACAAAAGCTTGATAATTCGTCAACATTGAAATCCAAAAACGCATATCTTTCATCAGTTAATGTTGCGCTTTAGCAGGATAAAATGGTCGACGTGTTGAGGCGTCGCCCCATTGAAGACAGAGTCATAATTCTCTGCAAACTTCTTGGCAAAATATTCGAATATTTTGTCAACATCATCCCTTCCAAAGTGTTCTTCCAATAGTCCCTGAAAAATAGCTCTAAATTGCGAAATAACAAACTGGACATCTAGCTTCCTTTTCATCATGGGATTAATCAGCATGTTCATTCTCTCAATACAGAAATGTCCATTGTTCTTtataatctcttccaactccTTAGCAGAAGAGTAGTACAGAGGCAAATTAAAGGAATCCACCTTTTCTTCACTAATCACTCCCTGCAAGAAATATTAGTATAGTtcaatgaaattaataattgaaaaaaataaaaataagagcgTACACCATACCGTTTTGCTTCTCCGTTTCTTACTATTCTTTTATCGAAAAAAACaggtaaatagaaaaataacaaatagatTATCTTTCTTGAAAAGTTGAAGACAGATCCTTCAGATAATAACTACGAGATTTGTAAGGAATTGCCTCCTCTGTCTGACCTCAAGGGTTGGCGTACTTTACTAGCACAACACCAACTCCTTGCAATTGCACCAAATACTCAACGCttttttgttgaaattcttCTAATCAATACAGGAGAGATTTATATGCTTACCAATTTTGCCATGTCGATGAGGCAAGACCCGAAAAGCTCATTGCATTTTCCAGCTACAGTTTGAGACAAAAGGATTCCGTCAGGAAGACCGAGAATTATGATCACCATCAATCCTCCACCAATAATTTCTTGTGCTCTAGCATTCAGAAAGTTATCCATATCCGTTTTGAACTGAGCTGAATACGCTTTTGCGACTTCTTTTGCAGTTCCACTGCACTGTATGCTACCCTTATTCCATGCCGGAGATTCGGTGTCCACAACTTCCTCTGGAACCTTAGAGAGCCAGTGCAAGGAATAGGAAGAGTATGCAAGATGGAGCGTTGACTTCGGGAATAAACGACCATAAAAAGTACCAGGCACTCCAGCAGCGAAGTATTTTTGATACAATGGAAGGGTTTTGAAGAGAGTGTTGAAATCATTGGTTGTGACATCGTTGAAGAAAACTTGGAACTCTAAGGGTGGGGAGTTTTGGAACTGGGCATGGTGTTTCTGCTCCACAGCTTCTATGATTTTCTCCATTGCCAAGAATGTATTCGGCCCAACAGAACATCCAAAATCTGCGATTCGAAAAGTGCAGATATTTGAAGAATCAGAACAAGGGCTTTTAAAGTCAAGCGTCTCTTTGATGCCTTCATTCATCAATTCATTCACGATAACCAGCCCTCCCCTCTGCACTTGGTAATAAGTAAATACACTTTTGTAATTAAACATCAGTGAATGTTAATTCAAATCAGTCTGTAGAAGATACTGAGAGAAAGAACGCATACCTGATAGGAAGAATTTTGGGCATAGCTACGAGGTCCATCTCCACCAACCATAGCCCATGATTTTGGCACTGTTTTGGTCTCTTCGTTTTCCATCTCTCTATTTCCCAACTTGATGCAGGTTTGCTTCCTATATATGGTAGCTCTACTTCACATTCAAGAGAAGGGTAGATCTCTCTATATCAGTAATTCGCCTCTTACTTCTTCCATCGCATaactacaataaaattatattatgtgTAGGGCATAAATTAACAAATGCAAGTAACATTTGATTActtagtattttctttttatataatatatgtttGAATTCCAGAACTTTTGAAaggaatattaatattaatgttagTTGAGTTGTAATTTATTGACTGATTACTTAATTCTTAAATCTTGGTGTGGTTTTTATAGATTAGTTGTAATGACCAGCGAGTTCTTTTTGCAAGTAGAAGGGATTGACACAGGTTGCGTAACAAAAATCCTAGCTTAAGAAGTTTGCACATGTCAAATGATCTTTCTAACAAAAACTAGCCTAACTTTCGATTCAATCATCGGATTACCCTGTAATTTTCTCTACTTATAAGAGCTGTAACTTTATGCTTGAGAATCctagtttttttctcaaataatgtAGGGCTATGAAATTTTAAGGATCGAAGATCTATCCACGGTATACACAGCGTcattgatgaatattttcaaaagTTGAAGAATATACATACCTGATTAGAAAGATGGAAAGCGTTAGGGCCTGAGGGGTATGGTTTCAAACAAAACGTGAAACTCAAGAGTttattatacacacacatacatataaTATGCCACCTtcgttaattaaaaataaaataaaatcacatatttgatctgttgggaaaactcgggacaactaaccggatcaattcagcggaatacaattcacaattcacaagtcccaatcctttttccctctttgtgcagtaaaaaacagattcaaacaatgatcaaatataatgcaaataatcacacaaattaacaccaagatttttacgtggaaaacccgatgcgggaaaaaccacgggaccggagtccacctaaaaacttccactatcacaaataataggttcacaactgttcttcctcagattcaactaagggatacaacatatatatcatcaagaactacttattctcggattacaacaagattaaaggagaattatttgagaaaaactcacaaaactgacagccccgttttctgtcaaaacggccagcttccacaccaccaatcttcgatccaaccgtccagaatgaagaggaatgtgtctagaagctgctgtcaaaatctcagcccgatccaacagtGAACGAGatggaaatcaaagaaagaacacaggctgctctgctgcctcttcttctcttttctcttgtttttctcccgtTTTTGCTACTGCCATCTACAGTGACAGCTcctatattaattcaaagagacagccttgccttgctgtctcttactaattaatgtggtggtcccaccatcacatggtgcgggaccacacacaacaaatctccccctcacgcaccatgtgaggaattcgTCATACTGGCGATCAAcatgtaagcttcaatttaggaggatctgataagcctgcttcccttctgcaaaactcaaacttctctctcggtagaggtttggtcatcatgTCTGACACGTTGTCATCTGTATAGATCTTCTCgacaacaaatgacttcatctccatagcatctcaaatccattgatatctaccctcaatgtgctttgaccgagagtgaaaagtaggatgcttactaagatggattgcactttgactagcacagtgcaacacaaagttctcttgaactaggccaagttcatgtaagaacttcttcatccataacaactctttgcccccttcagtaagagcaatatattcagcctctatagtggataatgccacacatttttgcaaccttgattgccatgagactgctccccctgcaaacttcatcaagtatcctgatgtggactttctagaatcaacatcaccagccatatctgcatctgtgtatccatccaacacaggtttatcattaccaaaacataagctgaaactagaagtacctttgagatacctgagtatccatttcactgctgaccaatgttctttaccaggattggagaggaaccgactaaccataccaactgcatgagctatatccggccttgtgcaaactatggcatacatcaagctaccaactgcggatgcataaggaacctttttcatctcatctctttcttcatcacttga encodes:
- the LOC133671104 gene encoding E3 ubiquitin-protein ligase SINA-like 10; protein product: MVKFPEENEDGPSNPSRKRQRVSSTSGGFSAATPNQETQQHQENENQEATQQHQENENRETTHQHQSNENEETQQHESNEENEGTQQHQANENEETQEHQENENQESSEEEDEYLSDGGAEAEQEDDVLDKLSSFLGDGAMSMTLMDLDILDCAICLYPLTIPVFQCENGHTACSSCCSKLAHKCPACSFPIGNNRCRAIEKVLESVRIPCENMRYGCGETFIYSGKYNHDKSCIYAPCSCPIQGCNFISSSKKLDPHLRCRHVGDVIRFYYGGAFPLPLTVGQNSVVLQETDDGAIFILHHHEETFGNIVTISCLGPPTSAGEHFYELSTNEYFYDLSKKSQGKSFKFQSYMQSIQSRVDHPLSVGLVLPPGQFFGTSKMIYLDLIIWRKGDCPLNIQSSTNAN
- the LOC133670953 gene encoding loganic acid O-methyltransferase-like, which translates into the protein MENEETKTVPKSWAMVGGDGPRSYAQNSSYQRGGLVIVNELMNEGIKETLDFKSPCSDSSNICTFRIADFGCSVGPNTFLAMEKIIEAVEQKHHAQFQNSPPLEFQVFFNDVTTNDFNTLFKTLPLYQKYFAAGVPGTFYGRLFPKSTLHLAYSSYSLHWLSKVPEEVVDTESPAWNKGSIQCSGTAKEVAKAYSAQFKTDMDNFLNARAQEIIGGGLMVIIILGLPDGILLSQTVAGKCNELFGSCLIDMAKLGVISEEKVDSFNLPLYYSSAKELEEIIKNNGHFCIERMNMLINPMMKRKLDVQFVISQFRAIFQGLLEEHFGRDDVDKIFEYFAKKFAENYDSVFNGATPQHVDHFILLKRNIN